The Campylobacter concisus genome has a window encoding:
- the dut gene encoding dUTPase yields MNERTIILEMLKMQQSLNDETNGLGWENGYTNKNKLISWRRCIYMECAELIDSFAWKHWKSIDAKTDEQNLRIEVVDIWHFIMSLALQIYKSKQLGDIETLADDICQSSGFSKFCKEPLRIEDESIYEIMNDVEMLIHECSGFDYDIFDILKIYFSMSLKCGVNLYSLYECYIAKNVLNRFRQNNGYKEGSYKKNWNGREDNEVMSEILLNGVSRIDEIYAALEHEYKKVK; encoded by the coding sequence ATGAATGAAAGAACGATTATTTTAGAGATGTTAAAGATGCAGCAAAGCCTAAATGATGAGACAAATGGGCTTGGCTGGGAAAATGGTTATACTAATAAAAATAAACTAATCAGCTGGAGGCGCTGCATATATATGGAGTGCGCTGAGCTGATTGATAGCTTTGCTTGGAAACACTGGAAGAGCATCGATGCAAAGACTGATGAGCAAAATTTACGCATAGAAGTTGTTGATATCTGGCACTTTATTATGAGCCTAGCTTTGCAAATTTATAAATCAAAACAGCTTGGAGATATAGAAACTTTAGCCGATGATATTTGCCAATCAAGCGGTTTTAGTAAGTTTTGTAAAGAGCCATTAAGGATCGAAGACGAGAGCATTTATGAGATAATGAATGACGTTGAAATGCTCATACATGAGTGTAGTGGGTTTGACTACGATATATTTGATATTTTAAAAATTTACTTCTCTATGTCTTTAAAATGTGGCGTAAATTTATACTCACTTTATGAGTGCTACATCGCTAAAAACGTGCTGAATCGCTTCCGTCAAAATAATGGCTACAAAGAAGGCAGCTATAAGAAAAATTGGAACGGACGCGAAGATAATGAGGTGATGAGTGAAATTTTGTTAAATGGCGTTAGCAGGATCGATGAAATTTACGCAGCACTTGAGCATGAATATAAAAAGGTGAAATGA
- a CDS encoding EAL domain-containing protein, with protein sequence MITFGIYTSMDKVKTKITHWLAICFGVFLWSICDALMVLNQDALLRAHSSYAYLDVFFMLPMISILAGVSIFLYSKFAASQEKLAIIMDSISVFFLIAMLIYGIFDEIDISSMINNRSNIVFLSIVAINFLILFITLSEIFTSSLLHIKISGFYLISASILFTMLNLFIFYSQISNVNFGHKIDFLYIVPFFFLMIGAFHLKAKNEYVTNTDKDISIGSKWLPIIIVLPLLLQEDLTSFSALISLFVLVVNAIVNYYVKSSIASRKILDYERNLHREMEKSMHERTNELMLANLRLQDISEKDYLTDLGNRNFIVNELERMCKSISEDEEIAVYYINLSRFKSINTSYGHEIGDRILKLVAKRILEVCNRQEAIARISADEFIVLAKMEINSHTKRLNLGIALKDAIEKPIQIDRYHFGLKCIIGIDVATKNSSSNPRNIIKNADMAMYYAKKNPALNPMVYSDKISNEMHLSSSIEIALKKANLQEDLHVFFQPIFDLKIEKMICAEVFLYWKSEKFGLMEASKFMKEVNVNSDILNDIYSLLVSKTIEYVDRWQKEKLLIPKISINVAQIQSKSEKFVLDFISSLRSQHISPELFEIEFGEEIWTNNSKTLDKIFSILKENNIDVCIDNFGSGYTSFIYIRKYGVKRIKIASEFVAQASNSKIDAQIVSAIIDLAKAMKIKVGAKGVEKEEDIRFLKELDCNEVQGLFLSRPMGAEEFEDLVRQDPQMIAKV encoded by the coding sequence ATGATAACTTTTGGCATTTATACTTCAATGGATAAAGTAAAAACCAAAATAACGCATTGGCTTGCAATATGTTTTGGTGTTTTTTTATGGTCTATTTGCGATGCATTAATGGTGTTAAATCAAGATGCACTATTGCGGGCTCATAGTTCTTATGCGTATCTTGATGTATTTTTTATGTTGCCGATGATATCTATTTTAGCTGGCGTTAGTATATTTTTGTATTCAAAATTTGCAGCCAGTCAAGAAAAACTAGCCATTATTATGGATAGCATAAGTGTCTTTTTTTTAATAGCAATGTTAATATATGGTATTTTTGACGAAATAGATATTTCATCGATGATAAATAATAGATCAAATATCGTTTTTCTCTCTATTGTAGCCATAAATTTTCTTATACTTTTTATTACTTTAAGTGAGATTTTTACAAGCAGTTTGCTTCATATAAAAATTAGTGGCTTTTACCTTATATCAGCTAGCATCTTATTTACGATGCTAAATTTATTTATTTTCTATAGTCAGATCTCAAATGTAAATTTTGGCCATAAAATAGATTTTTTATATATCGTTCCTTTCTTCTTCTTGATGATAGGAGCTTTTCATTTAAAAGCTAAAAATGAATATGTTACAAATACCGATAAAGATATCTCAATAGGATCAAAATGGCTACCAATAATAATAGTTTTACCTTTGCTATTACAGGAAGATTTAACATCTTTTAGTGCGCTCATCTCACTTTTTGTTTTAGTTGTAAATGCTATTGTTAATTACTATGTTAAAAGCTCTATTGCAAGCAGAAAAATATTAGATTATGAGAGAAATCTTCATAGAGAGATGGAAAAGTCGATGCATGAGCGAACTAATGAACTTATGCTCGCAAATTTAAGACTTCAAGATATATCCGAAAAAGACTATCTAACAGATCTTGGCAATAGAAATTTTATAGTAAATGAGCTTGAAAGAATGTGCAAAAGCATCTCCGAAGATGAGGAAATCGCAGTTTATTATATAAATTTAAGCCGTTTTAAAAGCATAAATACATCTTACGGGCATGAAATAGGCGATAGAATTTTAAAGCTAGTTGCAAAAAGGATACTTGAAGTTTGCAATAGACAAGAGGCCATAGCAAGGATTAGTGCGGACGAATTTATCGTATTAGCAAAAATGGAGATAAATAGTCATACAAAACGCTTAAATCTTGGTATTGCCTTAAAAGACGCTATTGAAAAACCAATTCAAATAGATAGATATCACTTTGGACTTAAGTGCATAATAGGCATAGACGTAGCAACAAAAAATAGCTCGTCAAACCCAAGAAATATTATAAAAAATGCAGATATGGCAATGTATTACGCCAAGAAAAATCCAGCTTTAAATCCTATGGTTTATAGCGATAAAATTAGCAATGAAATGCACCTAAGCTCAAGTATCGAGATCGCGCTTAAAAAAGCTAATTTACAAGAAGACCTTCATGTATTTTTTCAACCAATATTTGATCTAAAAATCGAAAAAATGATCTGCGCGGAGGTTTTTTTATATTGGAAATCAGAAAAATTTGGCTTGATGGAAGCAAGTAAATTTATGAAAGAGGTCAATGTAAATAGTGATATCTTAAACGATATTTACTCGCTTTTAGTTTCAAAGACCATAGAGTATGTAGATAGATGGCAAAAAGAAAAACTCTTGATACCAAAAATAAGCATAAATGTTGCGCAGATTCAAAGTAAATCAGAAAAATTTGTTTTAGATTTTATTTCTAGCTTACGCTCGCAGCATATAAGCCCGGAGCTTTTTGAAATAGAATTTGGCGAAGAAATATGGACAAATAATTCTAAAACGCTTGATAAAATTTTTTCTATTCTTAAAGAAAATAATATAGATGTTTGTATAGATAATTTTGGCTCTGGATATACTTCATTTATTTATATTAGAAAGTACGGTGTTAAGCGTATAAAAATAGCAAGTGAATTTGTTGCTCAAGCATCAAATAGTAAAATAGATGCACAAATCGTATCCGCAATTATCGATTTAGCGAAGGCAATGAAGATAAAAGTTGGCGCAAAAGGAGTAGAAAAAGAAGAAGACATTCGTTTCTTAAAAGAGCTTGATTGTAATGAAGTGCAAGGACTTTTCTTATCTCGTCCTATGGGTGCAGAAGAATTTGAAGACCTTGTAAGACAAGATCCTCAAATGATAGCTAAAGTTTAA
- a CDS encoding putative bifunctional diguanylate cyclase/phosphodiesterase gives MIALIAISTYDVFTTTMDFWIDEISFFGYDIVFKSSFFMLFVATLHLREGEANLKFRALRNDFDKILIQKLFVFAVFLTIMILYSWKINLIWLFSILVTLLAYGALSYTFSNVRKMDILIKREIHIKKVLNNQIESKVKELEETNRHLQRISKYDYLTNALNRQYFIARLEEMIKSKALGEKIDIYSIDINHFKAINDSYGHYIGDDVIAKFASNIESILPPNDSLFARSGGDDFIVVIKQNENVHCREFLHYLLKAISEPIVIDDYKIVLDAKIGISSTQTSEILADDFIMQSEAALEAAKKDASEKYVFYSDIKSMIQDRNYIEILLNSISFDEEFELKFQPQYLIEGKKIVGAEALVRWNSPIKGPVDQSKFIPIAEQSSIINAIGKWVAKNAIKQMAFWNEKYNTNLKIGINISPKQIDNINFASKFLSYIDRYGIDPSCVDVEITEASLVNAEEMMQSALSELSNRGICISIDDFGTGFSSMNYIKKYPMSRLKIAKELIDNIAKNDIDKDVVKSVIALAKNVELKTIAEGVEDEIQLEILRELGCDEVQGYLWGKPMSAEDFEKLIISAI, from the coding sequence TTGATAGCGCTTATTGCAATAAGCACTTATGATGTTTTTACCACTACAATGGACTTTTGGATAGATGAAATATCCTTTTTTGGATACGACATTGTATTTAAGAGTTCATTTTTTATGTTGTTTGTTGCTACGCTTCATTTAAGAGAGGGTGAGGCAAATCTAAAATTTAGGGCGCTCAGAAATGATTTTGATAAAATTTTAATACAAAAGCTATTTGTTTTCGCTGTATTTTTGACGATCATGATCTTGTACTCTTGGAAGATAAATTTGATATGGTTATTTTCTATTTTGGTTACTCTGCTTGCATACGGGGCATTATCTTATACATTTTCTAATGTTAGAAAGATGGATATTTTAATTAAACGTGAAATACATATCAAAAAAGTGTTAAATAATCAGATAGAAAGTAAAGTAAAAGAGCTTGAAGAGACAAATAGGCACCTACAAAGGATCAGTAAATATGATTATTTAACAAATGCTCTAAATCGCCAGTATTTTATTGCAAGGCTTGAAGAGATGATAAAGTCAAAGGCACTTGGCGAAAAGATAGATATTTATAGTATTGACATAAACCATTTTAAAGCGATAAATGACTCATATGGGCATTATATCGGTGATGATGTAATAGCAAAGTTCGCTTCAAATATTGAGTCAATATTGCCACCAAACGATTCTTTATTTGCAAGGTCTGGTGGAGATGACTTCATCGTTGTTATCAAGCAAAACGAAAATGTGCATTGCAGGGAATTTTTACATTATCTACTAAAAGCTATTTCAGAGCCAATCGTTATAGATGATTATAAAATTGTACTTGATGCAAAAATAGGGATTAGCTCGACACAAACTAGTGAAATTTTGGCTGATGATTTTATCATGCAATCAGAAGCAGCACTAGAAGCAGCAAAGAAAGATGCATCTGAAAAGTATGTTTTTTATAGTGATATAAAAAGCATGATTCAGGATAGAAACTATATAGAAATATTGCTAAATAGCATAAGCTTTGATGAAGAATTTGAGCTAAAGTTTCAGCCTCAGTATCTAATAGAAGGTAAAAAAATAGTAGGAGCAGAGGCTCTTGTTAGGTGGAACTCTCCTATAAAAGGTCCGGTAGATCAATCAAAATTTATTCCAATAGCCGAACAAAGCTCGATTATCAATGCGATAGGAAAATGGGTAGCAAAAAACGCTATAAAACAAATGGCCTTTTGGAATGAAAAATATAATACAAACCTAAAAATAGGTATAAATATCTCTCCAAAACAGATTGATAATATAAATTTTGCATCTAAATTTTTAAGCTACATAGATAGATACGGCATCGATCCATCTTGTGTAGATGTTGAGATCACTGAGGCCAGCCTTGTCAATGCCGAAGAGATGATGCAAAGCGCGTTATCTGAGCTTTCAAATAGAGGAATTTGCATATCCATAGATGATTTTGGTACCGGTTTTTCATCGATGAATTACATCAAAAAATATCCTATGAGCCGCCTAAAGATCGCTAAAGAGCTGATAGATAATATTGCTAAAAATGATATAGATAAAGACGTAGTAAAAAGCGTTATAGCTTTAGCTAAAAATGTGGAGCTAAAGACTATCGCTGAAGGCGTCGAAGATGAAATCCAGCTTGAAATTTTAAGAGAGCTTGGATGTGATGAGGTGCAAGGGTATCTTTGGGGCAAGCCAATGAGTGCAGAGGATTTTGAAAAGCTTATAATAAGTGCTATTTAA